One region of Eupeodes corollae chromosome 1, idEupCoro1.1, whole genome shotgun sequence genomic DNA includes:
- the LOC129950240 gene encoding sodium-independent sulfate anion transporter isoform X1, producing MLLSKNEQEEKDILYCSKESTANKQFYKDEKLKKNTDSNLLKPLFSYSNTSVKSLSNLYKEDLPDVCEILKKKSQKLARKETLTNTLPFFKWLPKYKPKFLLQDFVAGLTVGLTTIPQAIAYGVVAGLPPQYGLYSAFMGCFVYILFGSCKDVTVGPTAIMALMVQGHATSSPDFVVLACFISGCVILLLGLLNMGFLIQFISMPVTIGFSTAAAITIGSGQINSLIGLKSPSNAFVASWQNFFTNITHARWTDSLLGIGTLILLLCMRKIKDIKGLNKCLTKYLSLSRNALAVVIGAILAYCLTHDGNTPFKLSGQITPGLPPFELPPFSTTVNGTSYSFSEMISELGSSLGTIPLIAILESIAIAKTFSKGKSIDASQEMIALGMCNIMGSFVSSMPTTGSFTRTAINNASGVRTTLGGAVTGTLVLMALVFLTTTFYYIPKATLAAIIIAAMIFMVEVKKINELWMAKKSDFIPFLATLLCSLFWSLEYGILCGVGVNLVFVLYASARPKIVISVQKISGIEVGVVNVFSNLKYSSAEYLRSKVIKFVNEHFGRVSVVIICGEEIFSIDSTVAVNILSLREDLSLIGCELICWKWNYSAAGVICRFNREAQSMFKFIGTKEDVIVDHINSQNSISATITTTNQIP from the exons atGTTACTATCAAAAAAtgaacaagaagaaaaagacaTTTTATATTGCTCTAAAGAATCAACtgcaaataaacaattttacaaagatgaaaaactaaaaaagaacacAGATTCCAACTTACTTAAACCATTATTTAGTTATTCCAACACTAGTGTTAAATCTCTTT ccAATCTCTACAAAGAGGACCTGCCCGATGTGTgtgaaatattgaagaaaaaatcccaaaaattaGCTCGAAAAGAAACCCTAACCAACACATTGCCATTTTTTAAATGGCTCCCAAAATACAAACCTAAATTTTTACTTCAAGATTTTGTTGCTGGTCTAACAGTGGGTCTGACAACAATACCACAAGCAATTGCTTATGGAGTTGTGGCCGGTTTACCTCCACAATATGGATTGTATTCGGCGTTTATGggatgttttgtttacattttatttggaTCATGTAAAGACGTAACAGTCG GACCAACAGCCATAATGGCTTTAATGGTTCAAGGACATGCAACGTCTAGTCCTGATTTTGTGGTTTTAGCATGTTTTATATCGGGATGCGTTATCCTTTTGCTGGGCTTATTAAATATGGGCTTTctcattcaatttatttcaatgcCAGTTACAATTGGATTTAGTACAGCGGCAGCAATTACTATTGGGAGTGGCCAAATAAACAGCTTAATCGGActaaaaa GTCCATCAAATGCCTTTGTAGCATCATGGCAGAATTTCTTTACTAATATTACGCATGCACGCTGGACTGACAGTTTACTTGGAATAGGAACTCTGATCCTGCTTTTGTGCATGAgg aaaattaaagaCATCAAGGGGCTTAACAAATGCCTAACCAAATACCTTTCACTCTCTCGAAATGCTTTGGCAGTTGTGATAGGAGCCATATTGGCCTACTGCCTTACACATGATGGTAACACACCATTTAAATTGTCAGGACAAATCACACCTGGATTGCCGCCATTTGAATTGCCACCATTTAGCACTACTGTCAATGGAACATCGTATTCCTTTTCAGAAATGATTTCCGAACTGGGCTCGTCATTAGGAACGATTCCATTGATTGCAATCTTGGAAAGCATTGCTATTGCAAAGACATTTA GTAAAGGAAAATCTATTGATGCTTCTCAAGAAATGATTGCCCTTGGTATGTGCAATATAATGGGATCTTTTGTTTCATCAATGCCAACGACAGGATCATTTACAAGAACAGCCATCAACAATGCATCTGGAGTAAGAACAACTCTTGGTGGTGCAGTTACTGGAACACTGGTCCTTATGGCACTAGTATTCCTCACAACGACATTTTACTATATTCCTAAAGCAACTCTAGCTGCAATTATAATCGCAGCCATGATATTCATGGTCGAAGTTAAAAAGATCAACGAGCTTTGGATGGCCAAAA AATCtgattttattccatttttggcaactttactttgttctttattttggaGCCTTGAGTATGGAATATTGTGTGGAGTTGGTGTGAAtcttgtatttgttttgtatgcAAGTGCACGCCCAAAAATTGTCATTTCAGTTCAAAAG ataagCGGAATTGAAGTGGGTGTTGTCAATGTGTTTTCAAATCTTAAGTATTCATCAGCTGAGTACTTACGATCAAAAGTGATAAAATTTGtgaatgaacattttggtcGTGTGTCAGTTGTCATAATTTGTGGAGAGGAGATATTCTCAATTGATTCCACAGTGGCTGTG AATATTCTTTCTCTAAGAGAAGACTTATCATTAATTGGTTGTGAATTAATTTGCTGGAAATGGAATTACAGCGCCGCTGGTGTTATTTGCCGTTTTAATCGTGAAGCTCAAAGTATGTTTAAGTTTATTGGAACAAAAGAAGATGTTATTGTTGATCACATAAATTCACAGAATAGTATTAGcgcaacaataacaacaacaaatcagattccttaa
- the LOC129950240 gene encoding sodium-independent sulfate anion transporter isoform X2 codes for MINESSANLYKEDLPDVCEILKKKSQKLARKETLTNTLPFFKWLPKYKPKFLLQDFVAGLTVGLTTIPQAIAYGVVAGLPPQYGLYSAFMGCFVYILFGSCKDVTVGPTAIMALMVQGHATSSPDFVVLACFISGCVILLLGLLNMGFLIQFISMPVTIGFSTAAAITIGSGQINSLIGLKSPSNAFVASWQNFFTNITHARWTDSLLGIGTLILLLCMRKIKDIKGLNKCLTKYLSLSRNALAVVIGAILAYCLTHDGNTPFKLSGQITPGLPPFELPPFSTTVNGTSYSFSEMISELGSSLGTIPLIAILESIAIAKTFSKGKSIDASQEMIALGMCNIMGSFVSSMPTTGSFTRTAINNASGVRTTLGGAVTGTLVLMALVFLTTTFYYIPKATLAAIIIAAMIFMVEVKKINELWMAKKSDFIPFLATLLCSLFWSLEYGILCGVGVNLVFVLYASARPKIVISVQKISGIEVGVVNVFSNLKYSSAEYLRSKVIKFVNEHFGRVSVVIICGEEIFSIDSTVAVNILSLREDLSLIGCELICWKWNYSAAGVICRFNREAQSMFKFIGTKEDVIVDHINSQNSISATITTTNQIP; via the exons ATGATAAACGAATCATCAG ccAATCTCTACAAAGAGGACCTGCCCGATGTGTgtgaaatattgaagaaaaaatcccaaaaattaGCTCGAAAAGAAACCCTAACCAACACATTGCCATTTTTTAAATGGCTCCCAAAATACAAACCTAAATTTTTACTTCAAGATTTTGTTGCTGGTCTAACAGTGGGTCTGACAACAATACCACAAGCAATTGCTTATGGAGTTGTGGCCGGTTTACCTCCACAATATGGATTGTATTCGGCGTTTATGggatgttttgtttacattttatttggaTCATGTAAAGACGTAACAGTCG GACCAACAGCCATAATGGCTTTAATGGTTCAAGGACATGCAACGTCTAGTCCTGATTTTGTGGTTTTAGCATGTTTTATATCGGGATGCGTTATCCTTTTGCTGGGCTTATTAAATATGGGCTTTctcattcaatttatttcaatgcCAGTTACAATTGGATTTAGTACAGCGGCAGCAATTACTATTGGGAGTGGCCAAATAAACAGCTTAATCGGActaaaaa GTCCATCAAATGCCTTTGTAGCATCATGGCAGAATTTCTTTACTAATATTACGCATGCACGCTGGACTGACAGTTTACTTGGAATAGGAACTCTGATCCTGCTTTTGTGCATGAgg aaaattaaagaCATCAAGGGGCTTAACAAATGCCTAACCAAATACCTTTCACTCTCTCGAAATGCTTTGGCAGTTGTGATAGGAGCCATATTGGCCTACTGCCTTACACATGATGGTAACACACCATTTAAATTGTCAGGACAAATCACACCTGGATTGCCGCCATTTGAATTGCCACCATTTAGCACTACTGTCAATGGAACATCGTATTCCTTTTCAGAAATGATTTCCGAACTGGGCTCGTCATTAGGAACGATTCCATTGATTGCAATCTTGGAAAGCATTGCTATTGCAAAGACATTTA GTAAAGGAAAATCTATTGATGCTTCTCAAGAAATGATTGCCCTTGGTATGTGCAATATAATGGGATCTTTTGTTTCATCAATGCCAACGACAGGATCATTTACAAGAACAGCCATCAACAATGCATCTGGAGTAAGAACAACTCTTGGTGGTGCAGTTACTGGAACACTGGTCCTTATGGCACTAGTATTCCTCACAACGACATTTTACTATATTCCTAAAGCAACTCTAGCTGCAATTATAATCGCAGCCATGATATTCATGGTCGAAGTTAAAAAGATCAACGAGCTTTGGATGGCCAAAA AATCtgattttattccatttttggcaactttactttgttctttattttggaGCCTTGAGTATGGAATATTGTGTGGAGTTGGTGTGAAtcttgtatttgttttgtatgcAAGTGCACGCCCAAAAATTGTCATTTCAGTTCAAAAG ataagCGGAATTGAAGTGGGTGTTGTCAATGTGTTTTCAAATCTTAAGTATTCATCAGCTGAGTACTTACGATCAAAAGTGATAAAATTTGtgaatgaacattttggtcGTGTGTCAGTTGTCATAATTTGTGGAGAGGAGATATTCTCAATTGATTCCACAGTGGCTGTG AATATTCTTTCTCTAAGAGAAGACTTATCATTAATTGGTTGTGAATTAATTTGCTGGAAATGGAATTACAGCGCCGCTGGTGTTATTTGCCGTTTTAATCGTGAAGCTCAAAGTATGTTTAAGTTTATTGGAACAAAAGAAGATGTTATTGTTGATCACATAAATTCACAGAATAGTATTAGcgcaacaataacaacaacaaatcagattccttaa